One window of candidate division WOR-3 bacterium genomic DNA carries:
- a CDS encoding DUF366 family protein has translation MRYRLIKDEIAYTGEQLRSNFAYTTFGIVGDSIIAFCGPCDVKLKEMVDIEDLKAGKAIYSEYMLHFIVEHYDTDIEKIILRQLILTCIVRDAINEIKGKLIVKRVNSDLYEDDAKLSISVATVSPLSSLIHFGINITSTNTPVKTKGLKDYDIEPYEFANLVMDRYTKEIEKINTARCKVRWVQ, from the coding sequence ATGAGATACAGACTTATTAAAGATGAGATTGCCTATACCGGTGAACAGTTAAGGAGTAATTTTGCCTATACTACATTTGGTATTGTAGGTGATTCAATAATTGCTTTTTGTGGACCCTGTGATGTTAAACTTAAAGAGATGGTCGATATTGAAGACCTGAAAGCTGGTAAGGCAATCTATTCTGAATATATGCTCCACTTTATTGTGGAACACTATGATACTGATATTGAAAAGATAATTCTCAGACAATTGATTCTTACCTGTATTGTTCGTGATGCAATAAATGAAATAAAGGGAAAGCTCATTGTAAAAAGGGTAAATTCTGATTTATACGAAGATGATGCAAAACTTTCTATCTCAGTTGCTACTGTTTCGCCTCTGTCTTCTCTTATCCATTTTGGTATTAACATCACATCCACGAATACACCTGTGAAGACAAAAGGGCTCAAAGACTATGATATTGAGCCTTATGAATTTGCCAATCTGGTCATGGATAGATATACAAAGGAGATTGAGAAAATAAATACAGCAAGATGTAAGGTGAGATGGGTGCAGTGA
- a CDS encoding 7-carboxy-7-deazaguanine synthase QueE — protein sequence MTGFIREIFTSIQGEGVRVGQRMTFVRFLGCNLSCNYCDVPECQKKEGKFFYKNKSYDNPVELDFILDKICDDIISLTGGEPLLQPLFLLDLCKELKRRGKIIYLETNGTLPGAFEMLVDHIDIVALDFKIPTATGRPGMWKKHEEMLKMAAKKEVFVKMVINENLIPRELEQAVSIIEKIDRNIPLVIQPVFGSKIPNILDIQKKALERLSDVRIIPQVHKYLKLS from the coding sequence ATGACTGGATTTATCCGGGAGATTTTTACTTCAATACAGGGTGAAGGCGTCAGGGTAGGACAGAGGATGACCTTTGTTCGTTTTTTGGGTTGCAATCTATCCTGCAATTATTGTGATGTCCCTGAGTGCCAGAAAAAAGAAGGTAAATTTTTTTATAAAAACAAAAGTTATGATAATCCAGTGGAATTAGATTTTATTCTGGATAAGATTTGTGACGATATAATTTCTTTAACCGGTGGTGAACCTCTGCTCCAGCCTTTGTTTTTGCTGGATTTGTGCAAAGAATTGAAAAGGAGGGGTAAAATAATTTATCTTGAGACAAATGGAACACTACCCGGGGCATTTGAAATGTTGGTCGACCACATTGATATAGTTGCACTGGATTTTAAAATACCAACTGCTACGGGCAGACCGGGTATGTGGAAAAAACATGAAGAGATGTTAAAAATGGCAGCAAAAAAAGAAGTCTTTGTAAAGATGGTAATTAACGAAAATCTAATACCCAGAGAACTTGAACAGGCGGTTTCAATAATTGAGAAGATAGATAGAAATATCCCGCTTGTTATTCAACCAGTTTTTGGAAGTAAAATACCAAATATCCTTGATATCCAGAAGAAGGCACTTGAGAGATTGAGTGATGTCCGTATCA